The stretch of DNA GGCCAGTTCGGCAAAACCGACGGTCTGCTGGCCGACGGAATAACGGGCGAGGCCAATCTGGTCGGGACCGACGGTCAACTTCGAGCGGTCGAGCAGGTCGGTCAATTGGTATGTGAGGGGCAGTTCTCCCCGGTATTTCTCCACAAGCTCGCGTAGGCCGATCACGTCACCGGGCACCTTGCGAAAACCGTCGTCGCCGACTTCCGTGGTGATCCACGGCCGGTAGGCCTCGTCAAACAGGCGGTTGATAGCACGCTGGGATTCCTCGATGGCGCGCTGTCGGCGGAAGTCCACGCGAACCAGTTCGCGCGCTTCGTCCAGCTCCATCGGGATTCGCGCCGTGGGGGCGCCGTCGACGGCATTCGGGTCGGGCTTGGTGTAGCGGTGGCGGTTGAGGTTGAAGAATTCGCGGACCTGCGCGGCGCGGATCTCCACGACCTGTTCCATGGCGACCGGGTCGATGGTGACGATTTCGACGCGCACGCGATCCGGGAGGCGGTAGCCAAAGACCAGTTCGTCGTTGGTGTGCGCAGTAGCTCGGTCACGGGCCGTTTCGAAGAAAGCCGTGAGTTCCTCCGCGGTGGGTTCGGGGACCGCATCGAGGAAAGCACGGGCCTCGAGCAGTGCCACGCGGGCACGGGCCTGTTGCCGCTGCTGGATGAAGGCAAATTTCTCCCGCGGCAGCGAGGTCAGAATGCCCGCCGACTGCCATTGCTGGTACCGAACGACGCCGAGCCAGTCGCCGACAATCTCATAAATACGGTCATAGGGCATCCGCGTGCTGTCCTGGATCCGCATGAGATCCTCGTCCTGCACGTTCATCGCCGCCAGCATTTCGCGGACTTCGTTCTTGCCGACGCGGATGCCGGCGCGGCGCGCCTCCTCCCGCAGCAGATAGAACGACTCGGTCATCTCGATGGTCAGTTGGACGGGTTGGCCCATGATCCGTAGTGCAAGTTCAACCTCGGACTTGGCCGCCTGCAGGTCCGCGAGACGGATGCGGGTGTTGAACGATCCCACCCGGCCGACCAGCGGGTTGGGCCCGCGACCGCCGCCGAAGCCGGATTGAATGGCCTCGGGGACCAGGAAGGCCACCAGCAGCAGCGACATGAAGACGAGGATCAGCGTCTTGGAATTCTTACGCAGGATTTTGATCAGGTTCATCGCGGTTGGTTCCCGGGGGCTGCAGACACCCGCGTGCCTGGGGGTACGTCTGACCAGCGAACCAACCATCATACTGCGCAGGGGGCCTAAGACAAGGCGGGCTGCGCGTGGTCCGCACGAAGTGCCTGGCCGTGGGGGCACATGGGCCGGGGTCGGCCGAAAACAAGGCCGCCTGCGTCAGGTGACGCAGGCGGTGGGTCCAGGAGGAGGACGTGTGGTCAGAGGAGCCGCAGCGTCCGCCAGGGCTCAGGCGCGCGGGTGCGACTTGTCGTAGTTCTCTTTGACGGTCTGGCCGCTCAGGTGCGTGTAGATCTGGGTCGTACTCAGACTCTGGTGGCCGAGCATTTCCTGTACGCTCCGCAGGTCGGCTCCGCGCCGCAGCATGTGCGTGGCGAAGCTGTGCCGGAGGGTATGAGGACTGACGGTAAGATCGAGGCCAGCGTCGAGCAGGTACTTGTCCAGCTTGCGGCGGACACTTCGGGTACTGAGGCGCTGGCCGTGCTTGTTTATGAACAGCGCGTCCTGATCGAAGGCGCCGCTGCGGGCGTCGTTCCGGCGCAGATCGAGGAAGTGCAGGATGGTTTGCACCGCCCCGGGGCCGAGCGGAATGACGCGGCGTTTCTTGCCCTTGCCGGCCACGCGCACCACATTGGTGGTGAGGTCCACGTCACCGACGTCGAGTGCGATCAGTTCACTGACGCGCATTCCGGTGGAGTAGAGCACCTCGAGCATGGCGCGGTCGCGGGCCCCGAGCAACGTGGTGGTGTCAGGGTTGGCGAGCAGCTTCTCGATCTGGTCGATCTCGAGGCACTTCGGCAGCCGCTTGTCCTGCTTGGGTGTGCGGATGGGGGCGACCGGGTTGGCCTGAAGATAGCCGCGCCGCACCAGGAACTTGTAGAAGCTGCGCAGCGTGGCGAGCTTGCGGGCCACGGTGCTACGACAGTAATTGTGTTCGCGCAGTTCGGACATGAACGCCCGCACGTCGTCGGTTTGGACTTCGAGCAGCTTGCGGTTCAGATCCTCGCCCAGCGCCTCCGCCGGCGGCGCCAGCTTCGACATGTCGAGCTCGCGCTGGTTCCCGTTGCCATTGCCGTTGCCGGGTTCGGCGACGGCTGCCTTGGCAGGCAGGCACAGGTACCCGCAGAACTGCTGGAGGTCGGCGGCGTAGCACTTGGCCGTGTGGGGCGAGAAGTGCCGCTCCGCCCGTAGGTAGTTGATGAACTGTTGTACGAGACTGGCTTGATCGCTCATACGTCTGTCACTTTCGACGGCACTCGGGC from Phycisphaerales bacterium encodes:
- the xerC gene encoding tyrosine recombinase XerC yields the protein MSDQASLVQQFINYLRAERHFSPHTAKCYAADLQQFCGYLCLPAKAAVAEPGNGNGNGNQRELDMSKLAPPAEALGEDLNRKLLEVQTDDVRAFMSELREHNYCRSTVARKLATLRSFYKFLVRRGYLQANPVAPIRTPKQDKRLPKCLEIDQIEKLLANPDTTTLLGARDRAMLEVLYSTGMRVSELIALDVGDVDLTTNVVRVAGKGKKRRVIPLGPGAVQTILHFLDLRRNDARSGAFDQDALFINKHGQRLSTRSVRRKLDKYLLDAGLDLTVSPHTLRHSFATHMLRRGADLRSVQEMLGHQSLSTTQIYTHLSGQTVKENYDKSHPRA